Proteins found in one Herbiconiux sp. A18JL235 genomic segment:
- the kdpA gene encoding potassium-transporting ATPase subunit KdpA, which yields MEIWLLIAQLATLALILAVLYRPLGDYIAHTFTGARDLKIERGLYRVVGVDPDGEQSWGAYLRSVLAFSLIGVLLVYALQRLQAVLPYSLGLPAVPEGLSFNTAASFVANTNWQSYSPEVTMGYTVQIAGLAVQNFVSAGVGLAVAVALMRGFARRNSGTLGNFWVDLTRGILRILLPLAVLSSIVLLAGGVIQNFTGFTEVTTLTGGTATIPGGPVASQEAIKLLGNNGGGFFNTNSAHPFENPTPWTSLFEIVLMLAIPFALPRTFGKMVDDNRQGYAVVAAMGALFVVSFAALSAFELAGSGTGPALAGGAMEGKEQRFGIIGSTLFATTSTITSTGAVNSMHDSFTSLGGMMTLFNMMLGEIAPGGIGAGLYGILVIAVITVFIAGLLVGRTPEYLGKKLGPREIKLASLYILATPTLVLVGTALSFAIPAVRDDVEGTSIWNPGLHGFTEVLYAFTSASNNNGSAFAGITANTPWFNTALGVAMLLGRFIPIVLVLALAGSLAAQSKVPVTAGTLPTHRPQFVGLLLGVIVIVVALTYFPVLALGPLAEGLQ from the coding sequence ATGGAGATCTGGCTCCTCATCGCGCAGCTCGCGACCCTCGCCCTCATCCTCGCGGTGCTGTATCGCCCTCTCGGCGACTACATCGCCCACACCTTCACCGGTGCGAGAGACCTGAAGATCGAGCGCGGTCTCTACCGCGTCGTCGGCGTCGACCCCGACGGCGAGCAGAGCTGGGGCGCGTACCTGCGCAGCGTGCTCGCGTTCTCGCTCATCGGCGTGCTGCTCGTCTACGCGCTGCAGCGCCTGCAGGCCGTGCTCCCGTACTCGCTCGGTCTGCCCGCGGTGCCCGAGGGCCTGTCGTTCAACACGGCAGCGTCGTTCGTGGCCAACACGAACTGGCAGTCGTACTCGCCCGAGGTCACGATGGGCTACACCGTGCAGATCGCGGGCCTCGCCGTGCAGAACTTCGTCTCGGCCGGAGTCGGCCTCGCGGTCGCCGTCGCGCTCATGCGCGGCTTCGCCCGCCGCAACTCCGGCACGCTCGGCAACTTCTGGGTCGACCTCACCCGCGGCATCCTCCGCATCCTGCTGCCCCTCGCCGTGCTCTCGAGCATCGTGCTGCTGGCCGGCGGCGTCATCCAGAACTTCACCGGCTTCACCGAGGTCACCACCCTCACCGGCGGCACCGCGACCATCCCGGGCGGGCCCGTCGCGTCGCAGGAGGCGATCAAGCTGCTCGGCAACAACGGCGGCGGGTTCTTCAACACCAACTCCGCGCATCCGTTCGAGAACCCCACCCCCTGGACGAGCCTGTTCGAGATCGTGCTGATGCTCGCCATCCCGTTCGCCCTCCCCCGCACCTTCGGGAAGATGGTCGACGACAACCGCCAGGGCTACGCCGTCGTCGCCGCGATGGGCGCCCTGTTCGTGGTGTCGTTCGCCGCGCTCAGCGCGTTCGAGCTGGCCGGCTCCGGCACCGGGCCGGCGCTCGCGGGCGGCGCGATGGAGGGCAAGGAGCAGCGCTTCGGCATCATCGGCTCGACCCTGTTCGCGACCACGTCGACGATCACCTCGACCGGCGCGGTCAACTCGATGCACGACAGCTTCACCTCGCTCGGCGGCATGATGACGCTGTTCAACATGATGCTCGGCGAGATCGCGCCGGGCGGCATCGGCGCGGGGCTCTACGGCATCCTCGTCATCGCCGTCATCACGGTGTTCATCGCGGGTCTGCTCGTCGGCCGCACCCCCGAGTACCTCGGCAAGAAGCTCGGCCCGCGTGAGATCAAGTTGGCGAGCCTCTACATCCTCGCCACCCCGACGCTCGTGCTCGTGGGCACCGCCCTGAGCTTCGCCATCCCCGCGGTGCGCGACGACGTCGAGGGCACCTCGATCTGGAACCCCGGGCTCCACGGCTTCACCGAGGTGCTCTACGCGTTCACCAGCGCCTCGAACAACAACGGTTCGGCGTTCGCCGGCATCACCGCGAACACCCCGTGGTTCAACACCGCGCTCGGAGTGGCGATGCTGCTCGGCCGGTTCATCCCGATCGTGCTCGTGCTCGCCCTCGCCGGCTCGCTGGCCGCGCAGAGCAAGGTGCCCGTCACCGCCGGCACGCTGCCGACCCACCGCCCGCAGTTCGTGGGCCTCCTCCTGGGCGTGATCGTCATCGTCGTCGCGCTCACCTACTTCCCCGTGCTCGCACTCGGACCACTCGCCGAAGGGCTCCAGTAA
- the kdpB gene encoding potassium-transporting ATPase subunit KdpB has translation MSTLTPTSSPEPSTPTATAPDAPTRSAGRPTFSLDQLAKGLPGAFRKLDPREMWHNPVMFLVEIGAALTTVIAVAQPFLPAEEGPQATSIAFTWTIAVWLWLTVLFANLAESVAEGRGKAQAATLRATRTSTMASRVVGYDERADAAALHAPTEQVASAELRLGDVVVVTAGELVPGDGDIVDGIASIDESAITGESAPVVRESGGDRSAVTGGTRVLSDRIVVVITSKPGETFVDRMIRLVEGASRQKTPNEIALNILLASLSIVFLVVVLTLGPIAGYSDATPSIAVMVALLVCLIPTTIGALLSAIGIAGMDRLVQRNVLAMSGRAVEAAGDVTTLLMDKTGTITYGNRRASKFVALPGVEAAALRDAAALSSLSDPTPEGKSIVDLSEAQGFRRPSQIDGEIVPFTAQTRMSGVDFADGRQIRKGAGSAVTAWARETGTTGSSLFDELQKQTDRIAGLGGTPLVVATREPGRPAEVLGVVYLKDIVKEGMATRFAELRSMGIRTVMITGDNPLTAKAIAEEAGVDDYLAEATPEDKLALIRQEQEGGRLVAMTGDGTNDAPALAQADVGVAMNTGTSAAKEAGNMVDLDSDPTKLIDIVAIGKQLLITRGALTTFSIANDIAKYFAIIPAMFAAVFPGLGLLNIMQLHSPASAILSAVIFNALVIIALIPLALRGVKYRPMSASRILNRNILIYGLGGVVAPFIGIKLIDLVVSLLPGF, from the coding sequence ATGTCCACCCTCACCCCGACCAGCTCCCCCGAGCCATCGACCCCCACCGCGACCGCACCGGATGCGCCCACCCGCTCCGCCGGGCGCCCCACCTTCAGCCTCGACCAGCTCGCCAAGGGCTTGCCCGGCGCCTTCCGCAAGCTCGACCCGCGCGAGATGTGGCACAACCCGGTGATGTTCCTCGTCGAGATCGGCGCGGCCCTCACCACGGTGATCGCCGTCGCGCAGCCCTTCCTTCCCGCCGAGGAGGGCCCGCAGGCGACGAGCATCGCCTTCACCTGGACCATCGCCGTCTGGCTGTGGCTCACCGTGCTCTTCGCCAACCTCGCCGAGAGCGTCGCCGAGGGCCGCGGCAAGGCGCAGGCCGCCACCCTGCGCGCCACCCGCACCAGCACCATGGCCAGCCGCGTCGTCGGATACGACGAACGAGCGGATGCCGCCGCCCTGCACGCCCCCACCGAGCAGGTGGCCTCGGCCGAGCTGCGGCTCGGCGACGTGGTGGTGGTCACCGCGGGCGAGCTGGTGCCGGGCGACGGCGACATCGTCGACGGCATCGCCTCCATCGACGAGTCGGCCATCACCGGCGAGTCGGCCCCCGTGGTGCGCGAGTCGGGCGGCGACCGCAGTGCCGTCACCGGCGGCACCCGTGTGCTCTCCGACCGCATCGTGGTGGTGATCACCTCGAAGCCCGGCGAGACCTTCGTCGACCGCATGATCCGTCTCGTCGAGGGGGCCTCGCGGCAGAAGACGCCGAACGAGATCGCCCTGAACATCCTGCTGGCGAGCCTGTCGATCGTGTTCCTCGTCGTGGTGCTCACCCTCGGCCCGATCGCCGGGTACTCGGATGCGACGCCCTCCATCGCGGTCATGGTCGCCCTGCTGGTGTGCCTCATCCCGACCACCATCGGCGCGCTGCTCTCGGCCATCGGCATCGCCGGCATGGACCGTCTGGTGCAGCGCAACGTGCTCGCCATGTCGGGCCGCGCGGTCGAGGCCGCCGGCGACGTGACCACGCTGCTCATGGACAAGACGGGAACCATCACCTACGGCAACCGGCGCGCCTCGAAGTTCGTCGCCCTCCCCGGTGTCGAGGCCGCGGCCCTCCGTGACGCCGCAGCCCTGTCGTCGCTCTCCGACCCCACTCCCGAGGGCAAGTCGATCGTCGACCTCTCGGAGGCGCAGGGCTTCCGTCGCCCGTCGCAGATCGACGGCGAGATCGTTCCCTTCACCGCCCAGACCCGGATGAGCGGGGTCGACTTCGCCGACGGCCGCCAGATCCGCAAGGGGGCGGGCTCGGCCGTCACCGCCTGGGCGCGCGAGACGGGCACGACGGGCAGCTCGCTGTTCGACGAGTTGCAGAAGCAGACCGATCGCATCGCCGGTCTCGGCGGCACCCCGCTCGTCGTGGCCACCCGCGAGCCCGGCCGGCCCGCGGAGGTTCTCGGAGTGGTGTACCTGAAGGACATCGTGAAGGAGGGGATGGCCACCCGCTTCGCCGAGCTGCGCTCGATGGGCATCCGCACCGTCATGATCACGGGCGACAACCCGCTCACCGCCAAAGCCATCGCCGAGGAGGCGGGGGTCGACGACTACCTCGCCGAGGCGACGCCCGAGGACAAGCTGGCGCTCATCCGCCAGGAGCAGGAGGGCGGCCGGCTGGTCGCCATGACCGGCGACGGCACGAACGACGCCCCCGCGCTCGCGCAGGCCGACGTCGGGGTGGCGATGAACACGGGCACGAGTGCCGCGAAGGAGGCCGGCAACATGGTCGACCTCGACTCCGACCCCACGAAGCTCATCGACATCGTGGCGATCGGCAAGCAGCTGCTCATCACCCGCGGTGCGCTCACCACCTTCTCGATCGCGAACGACATCGCGAAGTACTTCGCCATCATCCCGGCGATGTTCGCGGCGGTGTTCCCGGGCCTCGGGCTCCTCAACATCATGCAGCTGCACTCGCCGGCCTCGGCGATCCTCTCGGCGGTGATCTTCAACGCGCTCGTCATCATCGCGCTCATCCCGCTGGCGTTGCGGGGCGTGAAGTACCGGCCCATGTCGGCGTCGCGCATCCTCAACCGCAACATCCTCATCTACGGCCTGGGCGGGGTGGTCGCGCCCTTCATCGGCATCAAGCTGATCGACCTCGTCGTGAGCCTCCTCCCCGGGTTCTAG
- the kdpC gene encoding potassium-transporting ATPase subunit KdpC, which yields MATSRGFARPYWVALRYMIVATVVLGIAYPVAVLGIGQLALPAQANGSIVTVDGKPVGSSLLGQSFADADGAALPEWFQSRPSAAGYDGGASVASNDGPENPDFLAEIEARRAAIAESDGVPADGIPVDALTTSGSGLDPHISPEYAYEQVARVAKTRGLGEEQVKGLVDTFVQGRDLGYLGEPTVNVLQLNVALSQLAG from the coding sequence ATGGCTACCTCCCGCGGGTTCGCCCGCCCTTACTGGGTCGCGCTCCGCTACATGATCGTCGCGACCGTCGTGCTCGGCATCGCCTACCCGGTCGCCGTGCTCGGCATCGGCCAGCTCGCCCTGCCGGCGCAGGCGAACGGCAGCATCGTGACCGTCGACGGCAAGCCGGTCGGCTCGTCGCTCCTCGGCCAGTCGTTCGCCGACGCCGACGGCGCCGCGCTGCCGGAGTGGTTCCAGTCGCGGCCCTCCGCCGCGGGCTACGACGGCGGTGCCTCGGTGGCCAGCAACGACGGCCCCGAGAACCCCGACTTCCTCGCCGAGATCGAGGCCAGGCGCGCGGCCATCGCGGAGTCGGACGGTGTGCCGGCCGACGGCATTCCGGTCGACGCCCTCACCACCTCGGGTTCGGGGCTCGACCCGCACATCAGCCCCGAGTACGCCTACGAGCAGGTCGCGCGCGTCGCGAAGACCCGCGGGCTCGGCGAGGAGCAGGTGAAGGGGCTGGTCGACACCTTCGTGCAGGGCCGCGACCTCGGCTACCTGGGTGAGCCGACGGTGAACGTGCTGCAGCTGAACGTGGCGCTGTCGCAGCTGGCCGGCTGA
- a CDS encoding DUF4118 domain-containing protein — MRQGRLRVLLGAAPGVGKTYAMLEEGRRLRAAGKDVVVAVVETHGRAATKAMTAGFEIVPRAVISHRGVTLEEMDLDAVLARAPRVALVDELAHSNAPGSRHEKRWRDVETLLDAGIDVISTVNIQHIESLNDVVQQITGVPQRETIPDAVLRQADQIEVIDLAPQALRDRLSEGVVYPAARIDAALSNYFRLGNLTALRELALLWLADEVDSSLQKYRVEHGIGQKWEARERVVVALTGGPEGETLLRRGSRIAARSAGGQLLAVHVTSQDGLRQADPGALAAQRLLVESLGGTFHQVVGTDIPAALVEFARSANATQLVIGVSRRSRLAALVTGAGIGATVIRESGDIDVHIVNHPAAGGRVSLPLARGSLTLRRRILGFVLALAGGPLLTWLLSLFHNEESITSDVLSYQLLVVVVALVGGIWPALFAAVLSGVTLDFLFVDPLYTVHIDNPRHALSLVLYVVIAVLVSIVVDQAARRSRSARRSAAESELIAGVAGEVLRGQDSLQAFVTRTREAFGLTGVRILIREPDTVGAGAAGADAVGAGAVGAGAVAADAAGPGAVGVDAVGAGALAADAAGPGVVGAPAVGADAVRPDAVGAGAMGAGRAELGAVRERVLAGDGEPAGDETGVRIPIDDDATLELHGRSLESSDRRLLGVIVAQLATALEHADLEQTAREMAPLAAADRVRSALLAAVGHDLRRPLAAATAAITGLRAPGATLSPADRDVLLDTAETGLDQLTRLLTDLLDVSRVQAGVLAVSPRPTDLADLVPAALEELDVGPTAVDLDLPADLPQVEADPVLLGRVLVNLLSNALRYSPADQAVAVAASAFHDTVQIRVIDRGPGVSEERRDDIFVPFQRLGDVDNTTGLGLGLALSKGFVEGMDGTLEFEETPGGGSTMVVTLRAAGAG, encoded by the coding sequence GTGAGGCAGGGTCGGTTGCGGGTGCTGCTCGGGGCCGCGCCCGGGGTGGGCAAGACCTACGCGATGCTCGAGGAAGGCAGGCGGCTGCGTGCGGCGGGCAAGGACGTGGTGGTCGCGGTCGTGGAGACCCACGGGCGTGCTGCGACCAAAGCGATGACGGCCGGGTTCGAGATCGTCCCCCGCGCCGTCATCTCGCACCGGGGTGTGACCCTGGAGGAGATGGACCTGGATGCGGTGCTCGCCCGTGCACCCCGGGTCGCGCTCGTCGACGAACTCGCCCACAGCAACGCGCCCGGGTCCCGGCACGAGAAACGGTGGCGAGACGTCGAGACCCTCCTCGACGCCGGCATCGACGTGATCTCCACCGTGAACATCCAGCACATCGAGTCCCTCAACGACGTCGTGCAGCAGATCACCGGGGTCCCCCAACGCGAGACGATCCCGGATGCGGTGCTGCGACAGGCCGACCAGATCGAGGTCATCGACCTCGCCCCCCAAGCCCTCCGCGACCGCCTCTCCGAAGGCGTCGTGTATCCGGCGGCGAGGATCGACGCGGCCCTGTCGAACTACTTCCGGCTCGGGAACCTCACCGCCCTGCGTGAACTCGCGTTGTTGTGGCTCGCCGACGAGGTCGACTCGTCGCTGCAGAAGTACCGGGTCGAGCACGGCATCGGCCAGAAATGGGAAGCCCGCGAACGCGTCGTCGTCGCCCTCACCGGCGGCCCCGAAGGCGAGACCCTCCTCCGCCGCGGCTCCCGCATCGCCGCCCGCTCCGCGGGCGGGCAGCTGCTGGCCGTGCACGTCACCAGCCAGGACGGTCTCCGCCAAGCCGACCCCGGAGCCCTCGCCGCCCAACGGTTATTGGTCGAGAGCCTCGGGGGCACCTTCCACCAAGTCGTCGGCACCGACATCCCCGCCGCGCTGGTGGAGTTCGCGCGATCGGCGAACGCGACCCAGCTCGTCATCGGCGTCAGCCGCCGCTCCCGCCTCGCCGCGCTCGTCACCGGAGCAGGCATCGGCGCGACCGTCATCCGCGAATCCGGCGACATCGACGTGCACATCGTCAACCACCCCGCCGCCGGCGGCCGGGTCTCCCTCCCCCTCGCGCGAGGATCGCTCACGCTGCGGCGGCGCATCCTGGGCTTCGTGCTGGCCCTTGCCGGCGGGCCGCTGCTCACCTGGCTGCTGTCGCTGTTCCACAACGAGGAGTCGATCACCTCCGACGTGCTGAGCTACCAGCTGCTCGTGGTGGTCGTGGCGCTGGTGGGAGGCATCTGGCCGGCGCTGTTCGCCGCGGTGCTGTCGGGGGTGACGCTCGACTTCCTCTTCGTCGATCCGCTCTACACGGTGCACATCGACAACCCGAGGCACGCGCTGTCGCTCGTGCTCTACGTCGTCATCGCGGTGCTGGTGTCGATCGTGGTCGACCAGGCGGCGCGGCGTTCGCGGTCGGCGCGGCGCTCGGCCGCCGAGTCGGAGCTCATCGCGGGTGTCGCGGGCGAGGTGCTGCGCGGGCAGGACTCGCTGCAGGCCTTCGTGACGCGCACGCGCGAGGCCTTCGGGCTGACCGGGGTGCGCATCCTGATTCGCGAACCCGACACCGTGGGGGCGGGCGCCGCGGGGGCCGACGCCGTCGGGGCGGGCGCCGTCGGGGCGGGCGCCGTCGCCGCAGACGCCGCGGGGCCCGGCGCCGTGGGGGTGGACGCCGTGGGGGCGGGCGCCCTCGCCGCAGACGCCGCGGGGCCCGGCGTCGTGGGGGCGCCAGCCGTGGGGGCCGACGCCGTGAGGCCGGACGCCGTGGGGGCGGGCGCCATGGGGGCGGGTCGAGCCGAGCTCGGTGCGGTGCGCGAGCGGGTGCTGGCGGGCGACGGGGAGCCGGCGGGCGACGAGACGGGGGTGCGCATCCCCATCGACGACGACGCCACCCTCGAGCTGCATGGCCGCTCGCTCGAGTCGTCAGACCGCCGGCTGCTCGGGGTGATCGTCGCCCAGCTCGCGACGGCGCTCGAGCACGCCGACCTTGAGCAGACGGCCCGCGAGATGGCCCCGCTCGCCGCGGCCGACCGGGTGCGCAGCGCCCTGCTCGCCGCCGTCGGCCACGACCTCCGTCGACCGCTGGCCGCCGCCACCGCCGCGATCACCGGGTTGCGCGCTCCGGGCGCGACCCTGTCGCCGGCCGATCGCGACGTGCTCCTCGACACGGCCGAAACCGGACTCGACCAGCTCACCCGCCTGCTCACCGACCTCCTCGACGTGAGCCGGGTTCAGGCCGGCGTGCTCGCCGTCTCGCCCCGGCCCACCGACCTCGCCGACCTCGTGCCCGCCGCTCTCGAGGAGCTCGACGTCGGCCCGACGGCCGTCGACCTCGACCTCCCCGCCGACCTGCCCCAGGTGGAGGCCGACCCGGTGCTGCTCGGGCGGGTGCTGGTCAACCTGCTCTCCAACGCACTCCGGTACTCGCCGGCCGATCAGGCGGTGGCGGTGGCCGCATCCGCTTTCCATGACACGGTGCAGATCCGCGTCATCGACCGCGGGCCGGGCGTGTCCGAAGAGCGTCGCGACGACATCTTCGTGCCCTTCCAGCGCCTCGGCGACGTCGACAACACCACCGGCCTCGGCCTCGGCCTCGCTCTCTCGAAGGGTTTCGTCGAGGGGATGGACGGCACCCTCGAGTTCGAGGAGACGCCCGGCGGCGGCTCGACCATGGTCGTGACGCTGCGCGCGGCGGGGGCCGGGTGA
- a CDS encoding L-rhamnose mutarotase yields the protein MTQKVCFLLRIDSEAIDEYVERHRTIWPEMLHALKECGYRNYSMFADPTGLLVGYLETDDFELSSRAMAASEVQHAWDAYMTAMFRDVDEARPVGSVVPLLHAFDLDRQLAEVVA from the coding sequence GTGACCCAGAAGGTGTGCTTCCTGCTCCGCATCGACTCGGAGGCGATCGACGAGTACGTCGAACGGCACCGCACGATCTGGCCCGAGATGCTGCACGCCCTCAAGGAGTGCGGCTACCGCAACTACTCGATGTTCGCCGACCCGACAGGTCTGCTGGTGGGATACCTGGAGACGGACGACTTCGAGCTGTCGAGCCGGGCGATGGCGGCGAGCGAGGTGCAGCACGCCTGGGATGCGTACATGACAGCGATGTTCCGCGACGTCGACGAGGCCCGCCCGGTGGGCTCCGTGGTGCCGCTGCTTCACGCATTCGACCTCGACCGGCAGCTCGCGGAGGTGGTGGCATGA
- a CDS encoding carbohydrate ABC transporter permease yields the protein MRPGRLALVVMLAVTVLWMLPLYRLVTVSLSQGGLDNYAEVISQEGIFRYLLNSAIVTAATVVAVLALASVSAFAFSKLRFPGRNVLYAVVLAGLMIPVAAILVPLSQIQQAFGLYNTYPGLILPYTALALPFALVLLRGAYDALPDQLLEAAVVDGAGTWRAFLRVMLPLTTPTLVMVGIWTFLNSWNEFLLALLFMSAPDMRTVTVIPASFQLAFFVDVPKIFAALVIIQLPVVLLYAALQGKFQRGLTAGAIK from the coding sequence ATGAGGCCGGGCCGGCTCGCTCTCGTCGTCATGCTCGCCGTGACGGTGCTCTGGATGCTTCCGCTCTACCGCCTCGTCACCGTCTCGCTCTCGCAGGGCGGGCTCGACAACTACGCGGAGGTCATCTCCCAGGAGGGAATCTTCCGCTACCTCCTGAACAGCGCGATCGTCACAGCGGCGACGGTGGTCGCGGTGCTGGCGCTGGCGTCGGTGTCGGCCTTCGCCTTCAGCAAGCTCCGGTTTCCCGGTCGCAACGTCCTGTATGCCGTCGTGCTCGCCGGGCTCATGATCCCGGTCGCGGCCATCCTGGTTCCGCTCAGCCAGATCCAGCAGGCATTCGGCCTCTACAACACCTACCCCGGCCTCATCCTCCCCTATACGGCCTTGGCGCTGCCCTTCGCGCTCGTGCTCCTGCGGGGTGCGTACGACGCGCTGCCCGATCAGCTGCTCGAGGCGGCGGTGGTCGACGGCGCCGGCACGTGGCGGGCGTTCCTTCGCGTCATGCTCCCATTGACGACGCCGACTCTCGTCATGGTCGGCATCTGGACGTTCCTGAACTCCTGGAACGAGTTCCTGCTGGCTCTGTTGTTCATGTCGGCCCCCGACATGCGCACCGTCACCGTGATTCCCGCGAGCTTCCAGCTGGCCTTCTTCGTCGACGTGCCGAAGATCTTCGCGGCCCTCGTGATCATCCAGCTCCCCGTCGTGCTGCTCTATGCAGCGCTCCAGGGCAAGTTCCAGCGAGGCCTGACCGCCGGAGCGATCAAGTGA